The following coding sequences are from one Musa acuminata AAA Group cultivar baxijiao chromosome BXJ1-6, Cavendish_Baxijiao_AAA, whole genome shotgun sequence window:
- the LOC135677679 gene encoding uncharacterized protein LOC135677679, producing MGLKSLSLQVIPWCFHVVGATWRPAAARRTNPAPPSQAGAGVRLIGCDGRVRVYRRPVAAAELMREHPSHLVCRSDAFFIGQKVPPLAAGDQLQPGQSYFLLPSHFFRSVLSFVTLATSLVTPTAGGARKSALRPFDIHKTATGTLQIRVSDEFLIEGVREEESCTVISRVVTTEALEKEYKLLMRCKSKQWRPKLETITESERRSRGVGLFGVFKSRRKKKKKKKNGSQ from the coding sequence ATGGGGTTGAAGTCCCTCAGTCTGCAGGTGATCCCGTGGTGCTTCCACGTGGTGGGCGCGACGTGGCGGCCGGCGGCCGCCAGGCGAACTAACCCGGCCCCGCCGTCGCAAGCGGGGGCGGGTGTCCGGCTCATCGGCTGCGACGGACGGGTCAGGGTGTACCGCCGGCCGGTGGCGGCCGCGGAGCTCATGAGGGAGCATCCCTCCCACCTCGTCTGCCGCTCCGACGCCTTCTTCATCGGACAGAAGGTCCCGCCGCTGGCGGCCGGCGACCAGCTCCAGCCGGGCCAGTCCTACTTCCTCCTCCCCTCCCACTTCTTCCGCTCCGTCCTCTCCTTCGTCACCCTCGCCACCTCCCTCGTCACCCCCACCGCCGGCGGCGCCAGAAAGAGCGCCCTCAGGCCGTTCGACATCCACAAGACGGCCACCGGGACGCTTCAGATAAGGGTCTCCGATGAGTTCCTAATCGAGGGAGTCCGAGAGGAAGAGAGCTGTACTGTTATCAGCAGAGTCGTGACCACAGAGGCATTGGAGAAGGAGTACAAGCTGTTGATGAGGTGCAAGTCCAAGCAGTGGAGGCCGAAGCTGGAGACCATAACGGAGTCGGAGAGGAGGAGTAGAGGGGTGGGACTATTTGGTGTCTTCAAGagcaggaggaagaagaagaagaagaagaagaacgggaGCCAATGA